TTAAGCATCAGCTAGAGTAGCTAGTGGTAGTTACCTTTTTGGTTGAGACACCATTTCCAAATGAACTAGGTCCTGTAATGCCAGTAGCATTATCTAGCCAAGCTTGAGTTTTAGCTGAAGAACTGAAACACCAATATGAATGAAGGATGAGAGAGTGAGAGAGTGAGtgagtgagtgagagagagagagagagagagaagcaaagagaagggAAGCAAATTACTGAAAGGAAGGGCCATGAATTCCTGTCCCAAGCAACCCTGTTGATGACAAGCCTGGCCATAATACCAGATCTACCAACCAAAAATCAAAGATTAAGGCACGATGAGAATATTAATATGCAGAAGTACATACAAGAGCTATGTTCTGCATT
Above is a genomic segment from Vitis riparia cultivar Riparia Gloire de Montpellier isolate 1030 chromosome 7, EGFV_Vit.rip_1.0, whole genome shotgun sequence containing:
- the LOC117918814 gene encoding uncharacterized protein LOC117918814 isoform X2, translated to MVEGNVILCIGEIGIDLVLWPGLSSTGLLGTGIHGPSFHSSAKTQAWLDNATGITGPSSFGNGVSTKKVSRVTVHKKQSWKRCAAHMFT